From Sceloporus undulatus isolate JIND9_A2432 ecotype Alabama chromosome 6, SceUnd_v1.1, whole genome shotgun sequence, one genomic window encodes:
- the LOC121935719 gene encoding carbonic anhydrase 4-like — translation MAPIWVPVVLSVALLLFRGSYSSSEGSWCYNEPQCGPNTWLSVGECAGKRQSPINIISAEAIANPSLGAVTLTNYDDSKKLLEIKNTGKTVDIELGDGLYLAGHGLPSSYTAKSFHLHWGNGVSKPGSEHNIDGKRYSMELHIVHTKNNMSVSDAVKDPEGIAVLGFFLEGSEKAKGKTAQAWELFTKNLQKVSEKGEDTDLTSTVSLLDLVGSTDLGHYYRYSGSLTTPKCSEAVIWTVFAKPILVSPKVVAAFPSELHSTDSSSGPQIENNFRPLQKIGERKVEASASLKANSASSFISQPVMLLFFLFITTLASSLPFQRL, via the exons ATGGCTCCTATCTGGGTACCAGTAGTTCTTTCGGTGGCCCTTTTGCTCTTCAGAGGAAGCTACTCCAGTTCTGAAG GCTCCTGGTGTTACAATGAACCACAGTGCG GTCCTAACACATGGTTATCAGTCGGTGAGTGTGCTGGCAAGAGACAGTCCCCCATCAACATCATTTCAGCTGAAGCCATCGCTAACCCCAGCTTAGGTGCAGTGACTCTCACCAACTATGATGACAGCAAAAAACTGCTGGAGATCAAGAACACTGGAAAAACAG TTGATATAGAACTAGGAGATGGGCTCTACCTTGCCGGTCATGGTCTTCCATCATCATACACAGCCAAATCCTTCCACCTCCATTGGGGAAATGGTGTCTCCAAGCCAGGATCTGAGCACAATATAGATGGCAAACGCTACTCTATGGAG TTACATATTGTGCATACCAAAAACAACATGAGTGTATCGGATGCAGTGAAGGACCCAGAAGGCATTGCTGTATTGGGATTCTTTCTTGAG GGCTCTgagaaggcaaaaggaaagaCAGCTCAAGCATGGGAACTGTTTACAAAAAACCTTCAGAAAGTCTCTGAAAAAG GTGAAGATACAGATCTCACCAGCACTGTCTCTCTGCTGGACCTGGTGGGATCCACAGACCTGGGCCACTATTACCGCTACTCTGGCTCCCTCACCACCCCCAAATGCAGTGAGGCTGTAATCTGGACCGTCTTTGCTAAACCTATTCTGGTGTCGCCCAAAGTG GTAGCAGCTTTTCCATCTGAACTCCATTCCACAGATTCCTCTAGTGGGCCCCAAATAGAGAACAACTTCCGTCCCCTGCAAAAAATTGGGGAACGGAAGGTGGAAGCGTCAGCTTCTTTGAAGGCCAATTCTGCTTCCTCCTTCATCTCGCAGCCAGTTatgttgcttttcttcctttttatcacTACTTTGGCCTCCTCCTTACCTTTCCAAAGGCTGTAA